Genomic segment of Candidatus Poribacteria bacterium:
CGAGAGACCTGAAGACCTTCTAACACCGGGTCCCGACGGTATCGATCCCGAACCAGATGATGTCTTCACCAATCTCACGCCTAAGGCAGGGGATTTTCTCGTCATCTCTGAACTCTTGACGCACGGTGTCTTGCGGTGGAAACCGAAGGATCGCGACAGACGTTTCCTTATTCTCCGCTATCGTCCGCAATACGATGGTAAGCAAAGCTTACCCGAGGAAATCGTCAACCGTTTAACACCCGAAGTTCAGGAACTCGTGCAAACTGCATCCTATGGACATACAAAAGAGATCACCAAACAAGACGTTGTGAAGTTGACAATTTAGGGGAAATCTTTACCGCAGGAGCAATCTCCTGATCTCAACAGCGAAACGCAATGGAGGAATCCAATGGGAACACAATACCGTGTCTGTATTGTCGGCTGTGGCAGAATGGGTGGTACAATTGATGAAGAAGTCCGTGCGACACCGCACGGCGCGTTACCCTATTCGCACGCCGCGGGCTACACTGCTTTTGAGCGGACAGACCTTATCGCCGCTGCAGATGTGGTCGAAGATAAGGCACAATACGTCTGCAACAAATGGGATATTCCGAAGTATTATTTAGACTATCGTGAGATGATTGTCGAAGAGAAACCCGATATCGTCAGCATCGCCACACGCCCTGGCAATCATGCCGACATTACAGCATTCGCTGCGGAAAACGGCGTGAAGGGTATCTATTGCGATAAACCGCTTTGCGCTTCTATGGAAGAGGCAGATGCGATGGTCGAAGTGTGCGAAAAACACAATATTAAATTCAACCTCGGCACGCAGCGGCGTTACACGCCGGGATACATCAAAATGCGTGAAATCCTCGAAAGCGGCGAACTCGGCGAGAGACGCTCTGTTATCGCCTATAGCGGCGGTGCCGCGCTCTGGGGATACACGCATGCAGCGGATATGCTTCTCTTCTTAGCAAGCGACTCCCCAATAGAATACGTGCAAGGCAACGTTGCCGTTGACGATGCCGATTTTGAGGACAATCGCACGGAATCTGATCCGGGTATTGTAATGGGATTTATCCGTTTTCAGAACGGCATTAACGGTATCAGTATCCCCGGCACGGCTTATGAATTTGAGGTGAATTGTAGCGAAGGCACAATTCGTGCCCTCAATAACGGACTCGGTTTTCATCTCCGCAAACGGCAAGGGCAGTTTAACGAGATTTTGGAAGCGCAATTCCCCCCTTATGAACGGAAAAGCGGTACCGTCGGTTGTATTGAAGACATCGTTGATGCGATTGAGACCGATACCGAAACATGCGGTAATATTCATCTCGCGCACCGAAGCACTGAGATGGTCTTCGCAATCGTTGATTCACAACGGCAGCAAGGCAAGCGGGTACCGATGCCGATGGAAAACCGAGGCCTCTATCTTGGAAGGTGGTAACCGATGTTGAGAAACCATCAAAAAGCAGGGGGCACATGCCGTGGGTTTGTTATCCTCGGTGGTATTGTAGGTGCAATGTTGCTATTGAGCTACACAGCAACTGTACCGAGTGACGATCAGACGCGTCCAGCGAGTACACGCTACAAACAACGGACACCGAGCCGAGACGGAATCGGCAAAATTTACATGGGACGTGAAATCTCGCACGTGATGGGACATCTCGCGGCAGGATGGTTAGAACGTCCAGAGCGTGAACGCGAAGAGATGCCGAATCGTCTCATTGAAATGTTGAAACTCAAAGAAGGGGATGTTGTCGCGGATATTGGGGTCGGTACGGGGTACATCGCTCGGCGGATCTCACCAAAAATCGGCAAAACAGGGATCGTCTACGGTGTTGAAATTCAGCAGGAGATGCTTGACATCCTTGCCGAGAAAATGGCGGAAGAAGGGATTACCAATATCAAAGGAATATTAGGCACGATTACCGATCCGAAATTGCCACCGAACGCAGTCGATTTGGTGATTATGGTAGATGTCTACCACGAATTTTCGCATCCGTATGAGATGATGCAGAATATCTGCCGTGGTCTGAAAACAGGCGGTCGGGTTGCCTTTGTGGAATACCGCTTGGAAGATGACAATGTGCCAATCAAACGTTTACACAAAATGAGCGAATTGCAGGTGATTAAAGAGGCAACACCCCATCCGCTTGTTTGGGTAGAGACACTTGACGGTCTACCGTGGCAGCATGTGATCATTTTTGAGAAGATTGCAACAGAATAGACAAAAGTGCTTACGTAGTAGAGTTGTTTTGAGAAACCTCGCTTGACGCTTTGAAGACAGCATCAATAGCACCAAATAGAACAGGCAAATTATCCACGCTAAAACTCGTTCGATTTTGGGTGAAGGTTTCGTTGATAAGATGCCCAATCTGCCACAATGTGCCGTCGCTGACTATACCATACACGGGCATATCCGCGTTCGCGTTTATTTTTTGTGCCGCTACCAATTCTGCTAGGCATTGACCCCAACCTTGCTCAAAGTCGTTCTTCTTTGCCTCAACGAGTATTATCAACAGGGTGCCTACAATGAGCATGCCCAATTCGGATCTTGTTGAGACAAAGTAATCGGGCGTGCCGCTCAGTGTCTCATCGTAGGTAAGAGGTTCCTTTATCCAGAGGGCGTAGTTGGTAGCGTACGCTTTATACACTTCCCGCAAAACAGGGTAGATAACGGCTTCACAACGCGCGCCCTCAGAAGCAAAAATAGGAATATACTGTCTGCTAAATTCCAACTCTTGCAGAAATTGTTCCGAAGGTAACACGTCTTCCTCAATCTTTATGAAGTCATTTTCGATGTGTCGGATGCCAAATCTTTTCTGAACGTCAGGGATCTTCTTAAAATCACTAAAAGCCATCTTGTTGCTCCTTGATGATTGGTAACTGTTAGAATTATATCACACCGCGTATGGCGTATCAACAAAAACTGAATGTCCAATCAAGTAAAAATATTTGACAAGTACCCAACTGTAACGTAAAATATAGCGATGCTGCTAAACTTTTCGCCTAACGAAACGTCACAATTGCCAATTCTGCTATAGCACGTTGCAGCTTGCGTTTTTAAGCAAGCTGCAGACGATAACGCTGAAAAGGGAGAGAATTTCTGTGAAAATCGCTAAAAGTTCAATTCCACTAATAGCCATGTTGGCGTGTTTCTGCCTCGCCGTGTTCGGGGGTCCCTCGGTACCTGCGGAACATCACGAAACACCACAAGCCACCGTGAATTATAATCTTGACATCCGCCCGATTCTTGCGGATAACTGCTTCGCCTGTCACGGACCGGATGCCAAGACCCGACAGGCTAACCTCCGGCTTGACACGAAAGCGGGCGCGTTCTCTGAACCGAGCGGATACCCCGTCATCGTCCCCGGCAACCCCGAAGAGAGCGAACTGCATCTCCGTATCGTATCCGATGACGACACCTATCGCATGCCGCCAGCCGACTTCAACAAGACGTTGACCCCGGAGCAGATTGAAGCCGTTACGCAGTGGATTCGTGAAGGTGCAAATTGGGAAGAACATTGGGCGTTCACCACACCTGCCCGTCCAACACCACCTGCTGTCAAGAACAAAGACTGGGTACGAAACCCGATTGACGCGTTCATCCTCTCACGGCTTGAAAAAGAGGGACTCGCCCCTGCCAGTGAAGCGGATAAACGGACCCTCATTCGACGTTTAAGTTTCGATCTTACCGGTCTACCACCGACGCGTGAAGAGATTCATCAATTCCTCACAGACGATTCATCAGACGCTTACGAAAAACTGATTGATACCTTTATGGCGAAACCGGAATACGGCGAGCATCTCGGTCGCTTCTGGTTAGATGTCGCACGGTACGGCGATACCCACGGACTCCACTTGGATAACTACCGCGAAATGTGGCCCTACCGCGATTGGGTGATCAATGCGTTCAACAAAAACATGCCGTTTGATCAGTTTACGACTGAGCAGTTAGCAGGTGACCTCTTACCGGAACCGACGGTTGATCAACGCGTCGCCACCGGTTTTAACCGATGCCACGTCACGACAAGTGAGGGCGGTTCAATTGATGCAGAATACTACGTCCGATACGCCATCGACAGAGCCAATACCACTTCGACCGTCTGGATGGGATTAACCGTAGGGTGCGCGCAGTGCCACGACCACAAATACGATCCGATTACACAGAAGGAATTCTATCAACTCTACGCTTATTTCAACAATATCACTGAAAACGCAATGGACGGCAACCGTAAGGATTCTCCCCCAGTTGTGAAGTTGCCGACACCAGAGCAGGAAGCGGAACTCGCTGCATTTGATGCACAGATCGCCGAATTAGATGCCCAAACCAAAGCACCTATCCCCGAACTCGATGCGACCCAAATCGCCTGGGAAAATAGGATGCCGCGCTGGACAACGCTTAAACCGACATCGCTTTACTCAAAAGGTGGGGCGACACTCGAAGTTTTAGAGGATAACTCCATATTAGCCAGCGGCACCAATCCCGAACAGGAAACCTACGAGGTCATTGTAGATCTGCCACCCGGCAAATGGAGTGCCGTGCGATTAGAAGGTATCAAGCACGAATCCTTGCCGAAAGGTGGGATCGGTAGAAGCAGTAACGGCAACGTTGTCTTGACCGACTTCGCGCTTTTCATTGCACCACCTGCAGCAGAGAGTGATGATTCTCCGGTAGCGGAAAGTAGCGACACCAACGCTGATCCTGAAACGCAGACGGAAGCTGAAAATACTGACGCAGAAGCCGGAAGCACACCTGATGCTGATACCGATACCGATGCACAAGTAGAGAGCACACCCGATGCTGATGCCGATGCACAAGCGGAAAACGCACCTGCTGATGCCGACACCGATGCACAAGCAGAAAGCACGCCTACAGATGATACGACTGCGGAAAATGAAACCGAAAATACCGATGCACCCGATCCGTGGACACCTATTCAAATCGTGCAAGCGTGGGCAGACCACGAACAGGTCATGGGTGAAGACAATCTTGATGGTGTTATTGCAAACGCAATTGACGATAAATCGGAAACCGGATGGGCACTCGACAGAAAAAACGAAAACAGGCAAGCCATCTTTCTTGTTGCTGCACCGTTTGGCACGGAAGGCGGCAGGTTGAAAATCCGGCTTAAACATGAGTTCGACCTGCGTCAGAAGCAGCTCGGACGTTTCCGACTTGCCCTCACAGACGCAACAACAGTTTACCCCATCGGTTCCAAGATAGGATTAGGAAACTGGCACGCTGCGGGTCCATTTACAGCCGAACACGGTAACCTCGCCTTCTATCAGGTTTATGAACCCGAAACAAAGACAGTCAACACAGGCGACACGTTTAAGGTCAACGACAAAACCATCAAATGGGAACAGCAGACCCACTGGGTTGACGAACAGGTACATAACGACATCGTCGGCGAAAACAGTGCCACCTATCTCTTCCGAAATATCTCCTCCGTTACCCAACAGAAAGCACTCCTGTATATTGGGAGCAACGATGCGTTGAAGGTCTGGATGAACGGCACCGAACTTCTTGCCAAAAACGTCCAGCGAGATGCCGCTGCTGACCAAGAGCAGATGCAAGTGGAACTCAAACCCGGTAACAACACGCTGCTCCTGAAAATTGTCAACTACTCAGGTCCCTCTGGTTTCTACTTCCGTATGGAAAGTGCGCCGCCGATGCTACCCGCGAACATTGTAGATATTGCTGGCACGCCTCGCGGTGAACGTGAGACCGCACAGAAGGATCAAATTCGGGATTACTATCGAGCAAACATCACCCTTGATAAGAGCGTCAACGAAAATGCACTCCGCGCATTCGCGGATTTGAAAGCGGTTGTCGCTGACTTAGCAGAGACCCGACAGAAGCGGAACACGCTGGATGGTTCGCTAACGACGACGCTTGTGATGCAGGAGCGGACTGAACCGAGAGGTGCTTACGTTTTGGCACGTGGTGAATACCAACATCCAGGCGAACAAGTTTACCCGCAAACGCCAGCAGTGCTCCCTGCGATGCTTGAAGATACAACACCGGATCGTCTCGGGTTTGCAAAGTGGTTGCTATCACCCGAACATCCACTTACTGCCCGTGTTGCGATCAATAGGTTCTGGCAAGACATCTTCGGTACTGGAATTGTAGTAACAGCGGAGGACTTCGGCACACAAGGCACACCGCCGGTGCATCCCGAACTCCTCGATTGGCTGGCAACCGAATTTATTGCCTCCGACTGGAACGTGCAAACGATGTTGAAGTTGATGCTTACGTCAGCAACATATCGGCAGAGTGCAGAGGTCACACCTGAAAAACTGGAACGTGATGCGGACAACGCGCTGCTCTCTCGCGGTACAAGGTACCGACTTGATGCCGAAACCGTACGTGATAATGCCCTCGCGCTCAGCGGTTTGTTGTATGCCAAAATTGGGGGTCCGAGTGTTAAACCGCCACAACCGGATGGTCTCTGGAAAGCCGTCGGGTTTACGGGATCTAATACCGACACGTTTGTTAAAGATACCGGTGCCGATAAAGTGTATCGTCGGAGCCTCTATACATTCTGGAAGCGTACTGCACCACCTCCACAGATGAACATTTTGGACGCGCCGTCACGTGAAGCCTGCACAATCCGTCGTGAACGTACCAACACACCGATGCAGGCGTTAATGCTGATGAACGATCCGCAGTTCTTTGAAGCGGCACGCGCTTTCGCAGAGCGCACGGTTAAAGAGGGTGGTGAGACAACGGAAGACCGTATCGCTTACCTCTTTGAAGCCGCGACTGCCCGACTCCCGAAACCCAAAGAGGAGGCACTGCTACTGGAAACATTCCAAGCGCACCATCAGGAATTGGCGGCAAATCCGGAAGCAGCCAAAGAACTGATCACTGTCGGTGAATCGAAACCTGATGAAACTTTAGATGCAGTCGAAGTCGCGGCATGGACGATGATTGCAAATCTTATCCTTAATCTCGACGAAGTCTTGAATAAAGGATAATTACATCTAATGGGCGCAACCTCCGGGTTGTGCCCACTATAGGTTTATTCTGATGAAGATCCTGAAATATCTGTACACGCTGCTTGTACTTCCCATTACTGATTCGTTTAATCGTTCAGCGAATGCGCACGTGAAGATACCCGACCCCAACTTAGCGACTGTAGTCCGCAAGGCACTCCGCTTGGATTCAAACGCTCGTATCCCGCTAAAGAAGTTTCAAGCATTAAATCATCTGGATGGTAATAACAGTGAAATACGCGATTTAACCGGTCTCGAAAAAGCCACTGGTCTAATTGAATTAGATATCTACGCGAATCAAATTGAGGACCTCACACCGCTTACTGGATTAACACAATTAAGAGATTTAGATCTGTCAGCTAATAATATTACCGACATCACTCCACTTGCCGGACTTATGCAGCTGAAACACTTATCTCTCGGCTATAATAAAATCAGCGATATTACACCGCTCACTGGGTTAAAACAACTGAAAGACTTAGGGCTTGGAAAAAATCAGATCAGTGATATTACACCGCTCGCTGAATTGGCACAAATCACAGAGTTGGGACTCTGGGGAAATCCACTCAGCGACATTACGCCCCTTGCTGGATTAACACAGATGAAATTGTTGAACATCCGGCAAAATAAAATCAGCGATATCACACCTCTATCGGAATTAACACAAATCACAAACTTATGGCTTTGGGATAATCAGATTAACGACATTACACCGCTCACCCAATTAACACAGTTGCGGTATTTATGGCTTAGCGAGAATCAGATTCGTGACATTACGCCGCTCGCTGGACTGACACAACTTATCACTTTAGACTGTGCCAACAACCAAATCAGCGACATTACGCCGCTCATCGGACTCACCTCGGTGACAGTATTAGGACTTGGTGAAAATCAGATTCCTGACATTGAACCGCTCGCTGGATTGACGCAGTTGAAACAACTTGGCATTACGGAAAATCAGATTGACGATATCACACCCCTTGCTGAACTAACACAGTTGACGGAATTGCGGATGGGTGAAAATCAAATTAGCGATATTACACCTCTCATTGGATTGACACAATTAATAGAATTAGGACTCGAAAAAAACCAAATCAGCGACATCACACCACTCGCTAATTTAACGCAACTGACGAATGTAGAGTTCTGGAGCAATCGAATTAACAACATTGAACCTCTTGCTAAGTTGACGCGAATCACGAAATTAGGACTTGGCGAAAATCATATTACAGATATAAAACCGCTGACTGAATTGACACAAACTACAGAATTAGGGCTTTGGGACAATCAAATCAGTGATATAGAACCTCTTGCGAACTTGACGCAGATGCAGTTATTGAACATTCGACGAAATCAACTTCGCGACATATCATCGCTCGCGAATTTGAAACAGGTAACACACTTATGGCTTAGCGGAAATCAGATCAACAACATCACGCCGCTCACTGGATCAACGCAGTTGACACACTTAGCGTTGGATCAGAATCAAGTCAGTAACATCAGTCCCATAGAGAACGTTACGAGCTTAAAGCATTTAGCCGTCAAGGAAAATCCGATTCAAGATAAGGAACCCCTTCAAAGACTTCTGAAACAGTTTCCGAATTTGGAACTGGATATTGAATTACCACCTGCAGATAATTAAAGCATCGCGACACCTAAACTATGGAACAGCGTCGCGAAAGGAGATAAGTAATGGATCCAATTAAGGAATATCTGAAACTTGAGACGCGTCGCCAATTTTTCGGTAAATGCGCGTCAGGTCTCGGTGGTGCAGCACTCGCCACACTACTGCCAAACGCCGTTGTGAACGCGCTTGACCTCTCTTTATCCCCCGACAAGCAGGATGGGCAAGCAAAGCCGAGATTTGGCGGTCTACCAGAACTCCCGCACTTCGCCCCGAAGGCGAAGCAGGCTGTCTATCTCTTTATGTCGGGCGCGCCCTCACAACTCGACCTGTACGACTATAAACCGAATATGGGAGAATGGTTTGATACAGACCTCCCAGAATCCGTCCGCATGGGGCAACGCCTCACAACGATGACCTCCGGACAGGATAAATTCCCCATCGCGCCCTCTATATTTGAATTCAAGAAGTACGACAACGGTGGGGACGGCGCGTGGATTAGCGAATTGCTGCCACATACGGCATCCATGGTGAAAGACCTCGCAATTATCAAGTCGGTACACACCGAAGCGATCAATCACGATCCAGCGATCACCTTCTTCTGCACCGGC
This window contains:
- a CDS encoding class I SAM-dependent methyltransferase, with protein sequence MLRNHQKAGGTCRGFVILGGIVGAMLLLSYTATVPSDDQTRPASTRYKQRTPSRDGIGKIYMGREISHVMGHLAAGWLERPEREREEMPNRLIEMLKLKEGDVVADIGVGTGYIARRISPKIGKTGIVYGVEIQQEMLDILAEKMAEEGITNIKGILGTITDPKLPPNAVDLVIMVDVYHEFSHPYEMMQNICRGLKTGGRVAFVEYRLEDDNVPIKRLHKMSELQVIKEATPHPLVWVETLDGLPWQHVIIFEKIATE
- a CDS encoding Gfo/Idh/MocA family oxidoreductase; the protein is MGTQYRVCIVGCGRMGGTIDEEVRATPHGALPYSHAAGYTAFERTDLIAAADVVEDKAQYVCNKWDIPKYYLDYREMIVEEKPDIVSIATRPGNHADITAFAAENGVKGIYCDKPLCASMEEADAMVEVCEKHNIKFNLGTQRRYTPGYIKMREILESGELGERRSVIAYSGGAALWGYTHAADMLLFLASDSPIEYVQGNVAVDDADFEDNRTESDPGIVMGFIRFQNGINGISIPGTAYEFEVNCSEGTIRALNNGLGFHLRKRQGQFNEILEAQFPPYERKSGTVGCIEDIVDAIETDTETCGNIHLAHRSTEMVFAIVDSQRQQGKRVPMPMENRGLYLGRW
- a CDS encoding DUF1553 domain-containing protein, yielding MKIAKSSIPLIAMLACFCLAVFGGPSVPAEHHETPQATVNYNLDIRPILADNCFACHGPDAKTRQANLRLDTKAGAFSEPSGYPVIVPGNPEESELHLRIVSDDDTYRMPPADFNKTLTPEQIEAVTQWIREGANWEEHWAFTTPARPTPPAVKNKDWVRNPIDAFILSRLEKEGLAPASEADKRTLIRRLSFDLTGLPPTREEIHQFLTDDSSDAYEKLIDTFMAKPEYGEHLGRFWLDVARYGDTHGLHLDNYREMWPYRDWVINAFNKNMPFDQFTTEQLAGDLLPEPTVDQRVATGFNRCHVTTSEGGSIDAEYYVRYAIDRANTTSTVWMGLTVGCAQCHDHKYDPITQKEFYQLYAYFNNITENAMDGNRKDSPPVVKLPTPEQEAELAAFDAQIAELDAQTKAPIPELDATQIAWENRMPRWTTLKPTSLYSKGGATLEVLEDNSILASGTNPEQETYEVIVDLPPGKWSAVRLEGIKHESLPKGGIGRSSNGNVVLTDFALFIAPPAAESDDSPVAESSDTNADPETQTEAENTDAEAGSTPDADTDTDAQVESTPDADADAQAENAPADADTDAQAESTPTDDTTAENETENTDAPDPWTPIQIVQAWADHEQVMGEDNLDGVIANAIDDKSETGWALDRKNENRQAIFLVAAPFGTEGGRLKIRLKHEFDLRQKQLGRFRLALTDATTVYPIGSKIGLGNWHAAGPFTAEHGNLAFYQVYEPETKTVNTGDTFKVNDKTIKWEQQTHWVDEQVHNDIVGENSATYLFRNISSVTQQKALLYIGSNDALKVWMNGTELLAKNVQRDAAADQEQMQVELKPGNNTLLLKIVNYSGPSGFYFRMESAPPMLPANIVDIAGTPRGERETAQKDQIRDYYRANITLDKSVNENALRAFADLKAVVADLAETRQKRNTLDGSLTTTLVMQERTEPRGAYVLARGEYQHPGEQVYPQTPAVLPAMLEDTTPDRLGFAKWLLSPEHPLTARVAINRFWQDIFGTGIVVTAEDFGTQGTPPVHPELLDWLATEFIASDWNVQTMLKLMLTSATYRQSAEVTPEKLERDADNALLSRGTRYRLDAETVRDNALALSGLLYAKIGGPSVKPPQPDGLWKAVGFTGSNTDTFVKDTGADKVYRRSLYTFWKRTAPPPQMNILDAPSREACTIRRERTNTPMQALMLMNDPQFFEAARAFAERTVKEGGETTEDRIAYLFEAATARLPKPKEEALLLETFQAHHQELAANPEAAKELITVGESKPDETLDAVEVAAWTMIANLILNLDEVLNKG
- a CDS encoding leucine-rich repeat domain-containing protein — encoded protein: MKILKYLYTLLVLPITDSFNRSANAHVKIPDPNLATVVRKALRLDSNARIPLKKFQALNHLDGNNSEIRDLTGLEKATGLIELDIYANQIEDLTPLTGLTQLRDLDLSANNITDITPLAGLMQLKHLSLGYNKISDITPLTGLKQLKDLGLGKNQISDITPLAELAQITELGLWGNPLSDITPLAGLTQMKLLNIRQNKISDITPLSELTQITNLWLWDNQINDITPLTQLTQLRYLWLSENQIRDITPLAGLTQLITLDCANNQISDITPLIGLTSVTVLGLGENQIPDIEPLAGLTQLKQLGITENQIDDITPLAELTQLTELRMGENQISDITPLIGLTQLIELGLEKNQISDITPLANLTQLTNVEFWSNRINNIEPLAKLTRITKLGLGENHITDIKPLTELTQTTELGLWDNQISDIEPLANLTQMQLLNIRRNQLRDISSLANLKQVTHLWLSGNQINNITPLTGSTQLTHLALDQNQVSNISPIENVTSLKHLAVKENPIQDKEPLQRLLKQFPNLELDIELPPADN